AGGCTTTGGCTCTGGCCTTGTAACAGAAATCAGGACAGCAGTCGGTACTGGTGTTGCCGCAGCCGCTGGCGGCACACTTGGAGTATCTGATGAGGTAGATGATTGTGTTGCCTCGGCTGGGACTACTGGTGGCTTACTCGTATCGTCACTCGTTGGCTCGGATACGGGTGCGGCTGATATGGTTAGGGTTGGAGATGCAGGCGCAGACACGGGCGTCGACGGCGGTGCTGGCGTCGCTGTTGGTGTAGCAGTCGGCGACGGAGGTGTTAGTGGCTTGATGGTCAATGGCGGAATCGGCGTTGATGGCGTGGTGGCGGGCAACGGTGGGGTTGACGAAGCAGGGGCCACTGGTGTTACCGACGAAGACAGCGACGGCTGCATCGACGTCGGTTCCGGCTTCTCAATCGGCTGCGGCGCGGCGGCCACTGGCGCGCTCGGTGGCGTTGACAATGACACCGCAGGTTGCGGCGCAACTGGCTTGGGTTGAGGGCTTGGCGGCGCGACCGGAGGTGTCGCCACTGGCTCAGGCTGAGAAGCGGGGGCGCTAGGTTGACCAGGTTCAGGCGACGACACGTTCACCGCATCTTCAGTGGCGCTAGTCGCAGATGTTGTCGATGTCGCCACGTCCGCATCAACATCAGCCGCCTGTTGAGCCGCTTCTTTTTCTGCCCGTTTTTGCATTAGTGATGTCACTGCCCGATCAAGTTCGTCAAAATCAATGTCTGACATAAGCCCCCCTATTCCTTATGCGCCTTTTTTACTATCTCTGTAAATTGATATGCGTCCAGACTCGCTCCACCGATCAATAATCCATCAAGTCCCGCCACCGCGAGGTAATCACCGGCGTTGTCAACCGAAACGCTGCCGCCATACACCACGCGCACCGCTTCGGCTGCTTCCTTGCCAAATAAATGCGTAATTTGCTGACGAATCACCTTGAGCGCCTTGGCAAGGTCACTCGGCTGCGCATACTCGCCGCTACCAATCGCCCAGACCGGCTCGTAGGCGATCACCACATGGTCTATCTCCTCGGCTGTGATATTCGCCAGGCCGTTTACAAGCTGATCCTGGAGCACCTCGCGCGTTTCACCCAGCGTCCGCTCGTGTGCCGTTTCGCCAATACAGAGAATTGGCTGCAGTCGATTGCGCAGCGCCGCCTGCACCTTGAAACGAATATCCTTGTCGCTCTCCATAAATATATGTCGCCGCTCGGAGTGACCAATCATGACATAATCAACCATGCCATGTAAATGCGACGCTGGCACTTCGCCGGTGTACGGACCGTGGTCGCGCCAGTAGCAATTTTGGGCAGCGAGCTTGACGATCCGACGCTTAATTTGCAAGCTCAAACTTTGCAGTGTCAACATCGTTGGCGCCACCACCACCTCGACGTCGCGGTGTACCGGCAGCTGCTCCATCAGCTTATGTAAATACAAACTGGCCTCATGCATGGTGAGGTTCATCTTCCAGTTGCCGATAATGAGTGTTTTTTGCGTCATAATGCTTATGTTTAGTGTATCATTTTAGTCCGTGTGCGTCTAGTAAACTTTCCA
The window above is part of the Candidatus Saccharibacteria bacterium oral taxon 488 genome. Proteins encoded here:
- a CDS encoding triose-phosphate isomerase — its product is MTQKTLIIGNWKMNLTMHEASLYLHKLMEQLPVHRDVEVVVAPTMLTLQSLSLQIKRRIVKLAAQNCYWRDHGPYTGEVPASHLHGMVDYVMIGHSERRHIFMESDKDIRFKVQAALRNRLQPILCIGETAHERTLGETREVLQDQLVNGLANITAEEIDHVVIAYEPVWAIGSGEYAQPSDLAKALKVIRQQITHLFGKEAAEAVRVVYGGSVSVDNAGDYLAVAGLDGLLIGGASLDAYQFTEIVKKAHKE